In Clostridium thermosuccinogenes, the genomic stretch CTGGCAGTAGTTATTTCCGGTACCAGGATCGAATATGTTACAAACCCATTATCAAAAACCGGTATTTCACAGCTTAATCCTATTTTATCCTATACAATAACTTTGCTATGGATAATAGGAATTACCAATGCCCTCAATTTCATAGATGGTCTTGACGGTCTGGCAGCAGGAGTATCCTCCATTGCATCCCTGTCATTGTTTATAGTCTCAGTTATTTTTGAGAGATGGGATGTGGCAATATTAACTGCAGCTCTTGCCGGATCGGCACTTGGCTTCCTCCCATATAACTTTAATCCTGCAAAGATTTTTATGGGAGATACGGGAGCAACTTTTCTCGGGTTTACGCTGGGAGTGGTATCTATTCAGGGAACCCTCAAATCCTATGCTGCAATAGCTATAGCCATACCCGTGCTTGTATTAGGCCTTCCCTTGTTTGATACTCTCTTTGCAATACTGAGAAGATTATTAAACCACAAACCAATAATGGAAGCCGACAGAGGCCATCTCCATCACAGGCTCATTGACATGGGATTGAGCCAGAAGCAGTCGGTAGTTATTATGTATATCCTGAGTGCCGCTCTGGGAC encodes the following:
- a CDS encoding MraY family glycosyltransferase gives rise to the protein MMYEYFISFILSFIVAFFATPMAKKLAFKIGAVDVPKDDRRMHKKPIARLGGLAIIAGFMISVLFYVVDALYDGSSPLRVNSQFFGLLAGIVIIVALGIADDIKSLSARFKLVFQIIAALAVVISGTRIEYVTNPLSKTGISQLNPILSYTITLLWIIGITNALNFIDGLDGLAAGVSSIASLSLFIVSVIFERWDVAILTAALAGSALGFLPYNFNPAKIFMGDTGATFLGFTLGVVSIQGTLKSYAAIAIAIPVLVLGLPLFDTLFAILRRLLNHKPIMEADRGHLHHRLIDMGLSQKQSVVIMYILSAALGLSAIVLADKGALSAIILIIAISIFIIGGTRFMNEINIDKDDSNNTETHTSKVDVDGKHSLEGEIK